The following coding sequences lie in one Miscanthus floridulus cultivar M001 chromosome 9, ASM1932011v1, whole genome shotgun sequence genomic window:
- the LOC136479074 gene encoding disease resistance protein RGA5-like — protein MDEEHSKFSNTSKDLSFIRDELSTMNALLEILAHKEDLDPLTKDWKSQVREMAYDIEDWIDEVIRHASQDGTTAGFIRKIIQHINMVRTKIRISSEMQQIKTRVMEVSHRRKRYKIDVSASRSKYVPVDPRLHALYADEDGLEGIDGPRNQLVKWLLDGDQRLRVVSIVGIGGLGKTTLANEVYKRIGEKFDCQAFVSVSQRPDLTRILTNMFSQLGQQPPSQPGEVQNLINVLREHLQDKRYFVILDDIWDKSAWDILRCALPKNEWASRVITTTRIETVAIACCSYRNECVYKMEPLDNQLSKRLFLKRIFGSEDAFPNNLEKFQQKF, from the exons ATGGATGAAGAGCATAGCAAGTTCAGCAACACGTCGAAGGACTTGTCATTCATCAGGGATGAACTCAGCACCATGAATGCCTTGCTAGAGATTCTAGCGCACAAGGAGGACCTCGATCCCCTGACCAAGGATTGGAAGAGCCAAGTAAGGGAGATGGCCTATGATATCGAGGACTGGATTGATGAGGTCATTCGTCATGCCAGCCAGGATGGTACCACAGCTGGTTTCATTCGGAAGATCATTCAGCATATCAATATGGTGAGAACCAAAATTCGTATTTCCAGTGAAATGCAACAGATCAAGACTCGTGTCATGGAGGTGAGTCATCGTCGCAAAAGATACAAGATCGATGTGAGCGCCTCTAGATCTAAATATGTGCCTGTTGACCCTCGCCTCCACGCACTTTATGCTGATGAAGATGGCCTTGAGGGCATTGATGGCCCAAGAAATCAGCTGGTCAAGTGGCTGCTAGATGGAGATCAACGGTTGAGGGTGGTATCTATTGTAGGAATTGGCGGTCTTGGGAAGACCACGCTGGCCAATGAGGTGTACAAAAGGATTGGAGAGAAATTCGATTGTCAGGCATTTGTATCAGTCTCGCAAAGACCAGACCTGACAAGGATTCTCACTAATATGTTTTCACAACTTGGGCAACAGCCACCTTCTCAACCTGGCGAGGTGCAGAACCTCATTAATGTTCTTAGAGAACATCTACAAGACAAAAG gTATTTTGTCATACTTGATGACATATGGGACAAATCAGCATGGGATATTCTTAGATGTGCCCTCCCCAAAAATGAGTGGGCCAGTAGAGTTATAACAACTACACGCATTGAAACTGTAGCTATTGCTTGTTGCAGTTATCGCAATGAGTGTGTTTATAAGATGGAGCCACTTGATAACCAACTATCAAAAAGATTATTTTTAAAAAGAATATTTGGTTCCGAGGATGCCTTCCCGAACAACTTAGAGAAGTTTCAACAGAAATTTTAG